Proteins from a single region of Macaca nemestrina isolate mMacNem1 chromosome 13, mMacNem.hap1, whole genome shotgun sequence:
- the LOC139357811 gene encoding uncharacterized protein: protein MDIHPTVPNPYTLLSTLNPKHQWYTVLDLKDAFFSLPLAPQSQKLFAFEWTDPGRGISGQLTWTRLPQGFKNSPTLFDEALHEDLATLNPASLLPNPDLDAPLHDCTEILAQVHGVREDLQDRPLPDADLVWFTDGSSFVHQGQRYAGAAVTSETEVIWAEPLPPGASAQKAELIALTQALTLGAGKKLTVYTDSRYAFAMAHIHGAIYRERGLLTAEGKEIKNKQEILALLTAL from the exons ATGGACATACATCCTACTGTGCCTAACCCGTACACCCTCCTgagtaccctaaaccctaaacatcaatggtacactgttttagatttgaaagatgctttcttcagtttgcctttagcccctcagagccaaaagctctttgCCTTCGAGTGGACTGACCCTGGGaggggcataagtggccaactgacatggaccagactgccgcagggattcaaaaactctcctaccctgttcgatgaggccctccatgaagacctgg caaccttaaaccctgcctcgctgctgcccaacccggacctggacgccccgCTCCATGattgcaccgagatactagctcaggtgcacggagttcgagaggacctgcaggaccgcccacttcctgacgctgACCtagtctggttcactgatgggagcagcttcgtACACcaaggccagaggtacgctggagcggcagtgacttcagagactgaggtaatctgggcggaacccctgcccccgggagcatcggcccagaaggccgaactgatagcgctcacccaagctcttaccttaggggcaggGAAGAAACTGACAGTATacacagacagccgatatgcttttgctaTGGCGCACATACacggggccatttacagggagcgagggttactaacggctgaaggaaaagagataaaaaacaagcaagagatcctagccctGTTAACAGCCCTATAG